One segment of Streptosporangium brasiliense DNA contains the following:
- a CDS encoding sensor histidine kinase: MNARVRRLSGDVALAVAVGVVGVGSDLAISGAVPMALVPDVPWQGLWVQVAGAAALLGRRRFPLAVALAMIPLGFIEVPVAMPFALYALGAHRGDRRLLVAVTGLALLVLTHLWEAADLATALHLIAICGLVVIPATLLGLYADSQRRLNTALAERAERAEREQRLLVEQARAEERTRLAREMHDVVTHHVSLMVLQAGSLRMAAPSPEVRDAAEELRATGRRALGELREVVGVLHDRQPADLAPPPTLLDVTRLVADSGLPVSLSQDEQIEVSAPLGRTAYRVVQEALTNARKHAPGARVSVRLSHHDGGVRVEVRNRAADPAPADPLRLGLPPSGTGLLGLRQRVELVGGAFTAGPTETGGFEVLATLPGKGRGSAR, from the coding sequence ATGAACGCGCGGGTCAGAAGGCTGTCGGGGGACGTCGCGCTCGCCGTGGCCGTGGGCGTGGTGGGCGTCGGCAGCGATCTGGCCATCAGCGGCGCGGTGCCCATGGCGCTGGTGCCCGACGTGCCGTGGCAGGGGCTGTGGGTGCAGGTCGCGGGTGCGGCCGCGCTGCTGGGGCGGCGGCGCTTCCCCCTCGCGGTGGCGCTGGCGATGATCCCGCTCGGCTTCATCGAGGTGCCGGTGGCCATGCCGTTCGCGCTGTACGCGCTCGGCGCCCACCGCGGCGATCGGCGGCTGCTCGTGGCGGTGACCGGGCTGGCGCTGCTCGTGCTGACCCACCTGTGGGAGGCCGCCGATCTCGCCACGGCCCTGCACCTCATCGCGATCTGCGGCCTGGTGGTCATCCCCGCGACGCTGCTCGGCCTCTACGCCGACAGTCAGCGGCGGCTCAACACGGCGCTCGCCGAGCGGGCCGAACGGGCCGAACGCGAGCAGCGACTGCTGGTCGAGCAGGCCAGGGCGGAGGAGCGCACCCGGCTCGCCCGCGAGATGCACGACGTCGTCACCCACCACGTCAGCCTGATGGTGCTGCAGGCGGGGTCCCTTCGGATGGCCGCGCCGTCGCCCGAGGTGCGCGACGCGGCCGAGGAACTACGCGCCACGGGCCGGCGCGCGCTCGGGGAACTGCGCGAGGTCGTCGGCGTGCTGCACGACCGGCAGCCCGCCGACCTCGCCCCGCCGCCGACCCTGCTCGACGTCACCCGCCTGGTCGCCGATTCGGGGCTGCCGGTGTCGCTGAGCCAGGACGAGCAGATCGAGGTGTCGGCCCCGCTCGGCCGTACCGCCTACCGGGTGGTGCAGGAGGCGCTGACCAACGCGCGCAAGCACGCGCCGGGCGCACGGGTCTCCGTCCGCCTGAGCCACCACGACGGCGGGGTCCGCGTCGAGGTGCGCAACCGCGCGGCGGACCCGGCGCCCGCCGATCCCCTGCGCCTCGGCCTGCCGCCGTCCGGCACCGGGCTGCTCGGCCTGCGGCAGCGGGTGGAGCTGGTCGGCGGCGCCTTCACCGCCGGCCCGACCGAGACCGGCGGATTCGAAGTGCTGGCGACACTGCCGGGAAAGGGAAGGGGAAGCGCCCGATGA
- a CDS encoding serine hydrolase domain-containing protein has translation MEEMLTEAARRMGVTGAQVAVLADGELCEAATGVANAELGLPMDPRTLIQIGSTTKLHTAVLAMTLVDDGLLDLDEPVVRHLPELRLSDGAATASVTARHLLSMSSGIDNGHYDDPADYLATLAGMEMLFAPGDGYSYSNASTVVSGALVARLTGASWDEALRRRVFEPLGLRECLTLWEELPYHRVAVGHAPDGSVVRPWTFSRASGPAGSTLCSTAADLARFGELFVRAGAGVLSAEACAAMQVPQVSLPTRRFADSWCLGPYQRDFGGTTVLGHSGTNLGGSSTLLWVPSTGVVVAVVCNSPHAGYPLAVAVAAEVLGARPADVEPVTRLTADAGPYEGRYAACDLRYEVTAVDGVLTVTLEDVASGALSPPVALLPLDEHRFLPEQDLSGGRGWDLAFVVRDGRAVRLVSGGFAARRVV, from the coding sequence ATGGAAGAGATGCTGACCGAGGCCGCCCGCCGGATGGGCGTCACCGGCGCGCAGGTCGCCGTGCTCGCCGACGGCGAGTTGTGCGAGGCCGCCACCGGGGTCGCCAACGCCGAGCTGGGCCTGCCGATGGACCCGCGCACGCTGATCCAGATCGGCTCGACGACCAAGCTGCACACCGCGGTGCTGGCGATGACTCTGGTCGACGACGGGCTGCTGGACCTGGACGAGCCGGTCGTGCGCCACCTGCCGGAGCTGCGGCTGTCGGACGGCGCCGCCACCGCGTCGGTGACCGCGCGCCACCTGCTGTCCATGAGCAGCGGGATCGACAACGGGCACTACGACGACCCGGCCGACTACCTGGCGACGCTGGCCGGCATGGAGATGCTGTTCGCCCCGGGCGACGGCTACTCCTACAGCAACGCCTCCACCGTCGTCTCCGGCGCGCTGGTCGCCCGGCTGACCGGGGCGAGCTGGGACGAGGCGTTGCGGCGCAGGGTCTTCGAGCCGCTCGGGCTGCGCGAGTGCCTGACGTTGTGGGAGGAGCTGCCCTATCACAGGGTCGCCGTGGGGCACGCGCCCGACGGCTCGGTGGTGCGGCCGTGGACGTTCTCGCGCGCCTCGGGGCCGGCGGGCAGCACGCTGTGCTCGACGGCCGCCGATCTGGCCAGGTTCGGCGAGCTGTTCGTCCGGGCGGGCGCCGGCGTGTTGTCGGCCGAGGCGTGCGCCGCCATGCAGGTGCCGCAGGTGTCGCTGCCGACCAGGAGGTTCGCCGACAGCTGGTGTCTGGGGCCCTACCAGCGCGACTTTGGCGGGACGACCGTGCTCGGCCACAGCGGCACCAATCTCGGCGGCTCGTCGACGCTGCTGTGGGTGCCCTCCACCGGCGTGGTCGTCGCGGTGGTGTGTAACAGCCCGCACGCGGGCTATCCGCTGGCCGTCGCCGTGGCCGCCGAGGTGCTGGGGGCTCGGCCCGCCGACGTGGAGCCCGTCACGCGGCTCACGGCCGACGCGGGGCCGTACGAGGGCCGGTACGCCGCCTGCGACCTGCGCTACGAAGTGACCGCGGTGGACGGGGTGCTGACCGTCACGCTGGAGGACGTGGCCTCGGGCGCGCTCAGCCCGCCGGTGGCGCTGCTGCCGCTGGACGAGCACCGGTTCCTGCCCGAGCAGGACCTGTCCGGCGGGCGGGGCTGGGATCTGGCGTTCGTGGTCAGGGACGGGCGGGCGGTGCGCCTGGTCAGCGGCGGCTTCGCCGCCCGCAGGGTCGTCTGA
- a CDS encoding response regulator, with protein sequence MIRILLVDDERMVCAHLRAILSRADDLEVVGEAHDGAEAIEAIVRLAPDVVLMDIRMPGVDGLAAAERACRLPHPPKIIMLTTFDLDEYAVRALRAGAVGFLLKDTDPEDLTGIVRVAADGHAVVSPELTRRLVSAFAPGEPARRAARALVDGLTERETEVLVCLAEGLSNSQTGSRLFLSETTVKGYVSRLLGKLGCTNRTQAALLAYDAGLVSRA encoded by the coding sequence ATGATCAGGATCCTGCTCGTGGACGACGAACGGATGGTCTGCGCCCACCTGCGGGCGATCCTGTCCCGCGCCGACGATCTCGAGGTGGTGGGCGAGGCGCACGACGGCGCCGAGGCGATCGAGGCGATCGTCCGGCTGGCGCCGGACGTCGTGCTGATGGACATCAGGATGCCCGGCGTCGACGGCCTGGCCGCGGCCGAACGCGCCTGCCGGCTGCCCCACCCGCCGAAGATCATCATGCTCACCACCTTCGACCTGGACGAGTACGCGGTCAGGGCGCTGCGCGCGGGCGCGGTCGGCTTCCTGCTCAAGGACACCGACCCCGAGGATCTGACCGGCATCGTCAGGGTCGCCGCCGACGGGCACGCCGTCGTCTCGCCCGAACTGACCAGGCGCCTGGTGTCGGCCTTCGCGCCCGGCGAGCCCGCCAGGCGCGCCGCCAGGGCGCTGGTGGACGGGCTGACCGAGCGCGAGACCGAGGTGCTGGTCTGCCTGGCGGAAGGGCTGTCCAACTCCCAGACGGGCAGCCGGTTGTTCCTGAGCGAGACGACGGTCAAGGGATACGTGTCACGGCTGCTCGGCAAGCTCGGCTGCACCAACCGCACCCAGGCCGCGCTGCTGGCCTACGACGCCGGCCTGGTCAGCCGAGCCTGA